A portion of the Candidatus Hydrogenedentota bacterium genome contains these proteins:
- a CDS encoding tail protein X, giving the protein MAAVTTDPGTTGELLYHRAVEGERWDSLAWAYYADAGRYEPILRANPGLRDARGQWPAVPPVGALLLIPVLYREEMPRAEGLPPWVR; this is encoded by the coding sequence ATGGCTGCGGTGACCACAGACCCCGGAACCACCGGCGAACTGCTCTACCACCGCGCCGTCGAGGGCGAGCGCTGGGACTCGCTGGCCTGGGCGTACTACGCGGACGCTGGCCGGTACGAGCCCATCCTGCGCGCCAATCCGGGGCTGCGCGACGCGCGCGGGCAGTGGCCGGCGGTGCCCCCGGTGGGCGCGCTCCTGCTGATTCCCGTGCTTTACCGCGAGGAAATGCCGCGCGCGGAGGGGCTGCCGCCATGGGTGCGTTAA